In the Candidatus Omnitrophota bacterium genome, AAGTCGGATGAAGATAAATTTCTCGAGACGCTGCGCAGTTTAGGATGGTGCCGGTTGGGCAATCACGTCGTTACGGATTTCGAAAAAGCCTGGTCGGAGAATTTAGGCGTCAAGCACGCCATCGCCACCGTGAACGGCACAAGTTCGCTATATGCGGCCTTGTTTGCGCTGGACATCGGCCCCGGCGACGAAGTGATCGTTCCCGCGTATACCTTCGTCGCTTCGGTCAATGCGATTTTGCAGCAATTCGCCTTGCCGGTGTTCGCCGATACGGACCGGCAGACGTTTCAAATCGACGCTTCTACGCTGGAAGATCGAATTACGGAACATACGCGCTGCATTA is a window encoding:
- a CDS encoding aminotransferase class I/II-fold pyridoxal phosphate-dependent enzyme; this encodes MKPKTITRRRFVRTGLSLSAAAPTVLSLQLSHGAEMEKPALLGGQKAVQDKIPGWPMIEKSDEDKFLETLRSLGWCRLGNHVVTDFEKAWSENLGVKHAIATVNGTSSLYAALFALDIGPGDEVIVPAYTFVASVNAILQQFALPVFADTDRQTFQIDASTLEDRITEHTRCI